From the genome of Chionomys nivalis chromosome 9, mChiNiv1.1, whole genome shotgun sequence:
TACCATTATAGGCTTATTATTATTCCAGCAAAGCAGGCAGATTTAACCAAGGGAGTTTCCTACGTGTGAGCAGTGCGATCTACCATTGTAGGCTTATTATCCCAGCAAAGCAGGCAGATCTAACCAAGGGAGTTTCCTATGTGTGAGCAGTGCGAACTACCATTGTAGGCTTATTATTCCAGCAAAGCAGGCAGATCTAACCCAGGAACCACATGAACGTCACAGACAGGTGGGATGTGATCAAAGCTGTTGTGCTCTCATTCCTCTACCGCCCCCTTTGCAGCAAGGTGGAGGCTGCCAACTTCCGGGGCCACATCAGTGACTCTCAGGCAGCCCCTGCCCCACTCCTGCCTGTCTATGAGCTGGATGGAGCTCCCACAGCTGCCCAGGTGCTGATCATGGGCCCTGATGACTTCATTGTGGCCATGGTCAGGTATGTCAGTTTAGGCTTAGCACCAGTGACAAGAAATCATTCCAAGCaggatgggaggtgggggctgGGTAAAGGTGAAGGCACCATAGAGCTCACTCAACCTCACTTCTACCTGCCCAGCTCCCTGAACCGGCCTTTTGGTAGTGGCCTCATCACTCCCTCTGGGATCCTACTCAACAGCCAGATGCTGGACTTCTCCTGGCCCAACAGGACTGCTAACCACTCTGCACCCAGCCTGGTAGGCTCTTGCTTCTCTGCTCTCCCAGGGACCTTGAGGCTAGGTAGGACCATGGGGCTTTCTTCCCCCCCTATTTCCTATAAGAACTTCTGTTAAACCCTGCTAAATCTGGAACATGGAGGCTGGTGGGTCTAAGGAGTTCTTGAGCCACTCTGTCATGATCTTAGTGAGACTAGGGAAAAAACCTTGCGTCCTCTCTGGGCAATGAGACAACTGACCCCAGTTAGGGCTTGAGATCTTTCTAGCACTAGAGAGCTAAGATTATATAATGCTGGGCTAATGGCGCTCGGATCTGTGGCTGGATACTAAAGAGGGGCCAGGAGGAGGAATTAGGTATTACTGTCCACTTGGAGACCAGCGTTTCTACTCCGGCAAGCTTCCTATAGGGCAAAAACACAGAGATGGTCCAATGGGAAGTCTACTGTCCCCATTACCATTTTTCTTGACTGTCTTTCCCCCTTCCATCCATACCAACCCCATAACTCAACGGTTCCACATCTCACTCGCTCTTACAGCGCTAGTCTTCCAGGAACACTTCCTCTTTCACATTGTGGCCAGGAGGGGACCCATCTTTCAGGAGCTGAATCTGTGGACCGTGTAGAAGAGCAGTGGGAAAGGCGCTAAACTGGTCCCTTCCCCGTGTCGCTCCACTCTCCATCTCCCTTTTCATCTCTGCCTCTGGCAACAGGAGAACTCGGTACAGCCAGGGAAGCGGCCCCTCTCTTTCCTGCTGCCCACTGTAGTCCGACCAGCAGAGGGCCTCTGTGGGACCTACCTCGCTCTGGGGGCCAACGGAGCCGCCCGAGGCCTCAGTGGCCTGACCCAGGTGAGATTTACTCCGTTAGGAGTCTTTTGTAGTCAGGAGCCGTGCTGTGAAGTGGTCTGCAGGTACCCCACACGTCTCTGGGTTGTCTTCTATCACTTTTCCAGCAATCACGAGCTGTACCACATTGCACGGGTCCTGTGCCGGGCACAGGTATGCCGGGCTGGCCTTCATAGTGAAAATGGGGTCCTGACGATCTCTGTCTTCCCAAGTTCCGGGGGAAATCGCAGGGCCATAGAATTCCGAAGTATTATAACATCTGGGCTGCCTGTGTTCTGTAAGCCTCAAGTCCCATCATCCCCTGCTCTGTATCTGAATAGACCACCAGCACTCTGTGGACTCTTATTTTGAAAGGAAGGTCGTGCTACTCTTCAGAATACCTGAAGACAGTTCCCTGAGTGCCTTGAGCACCTAACACACACAATACTCATATTTTTGACAGGTGATGAGCTAAatctgtgggattcccctctgtatgctattggttaataaagaagctgctttggcctgtggcagggcagaatataggtaggttaaaaaaaaaactgagctgaatgcagggaaaaagaaggtggagtcaggcagacgcctTGTAgccgcccaagaagcaagagataaccatccacaagcctcatggtaaaatataaaataatagaatgggTTAACAGCTCTGGAACTAGACTTCCCTGAGTTCCAGCCCAAGTGCTGCTAATAATCAAGTGATAATGGGGAAATCACTTGATCCTTATCCTTATCCTCCTGATCCTTAGTGTCCTCGCCTGTGAAGTGGAGAAAACAATAACTGACATCAGAGTCCTTGCTAGATGCTAGGCACTGTGTGTGTTGACCCCTTTAACTCCTCCAACTCTGGGCAGAATGACTGTTCTGGTTTTACAGAGGAGGAGACTGAAGCTCAGGCAGGTTAAGAAGTTGACTCACGTTGATTCGGTTAGTAGCATTGGGTAGGAAGTTCAGTTCCGGAGTCTACCCAACTCCCGACCATTAAGCTACACTACCCATGTTGATCCCTAAATCTTCCTAACTGTTAACCCTGCCTtctcagagaggaaaaaggaagcccCTGGCTAGACTATAGAAGAGTGGTGCTGGTTGCGCCCCTTCCTTCAACTCCCCTCGCCTGCCTACAGGTTCTCCTGAATGTCCTGACGTTGAACCGGAACCTGAGTGACAGCCTGGCCCGAGGACGCCTCCATCCAGACCTGCAGTCCAACCTCCTGCAGGTGGACAGTGAGTGCAGAGCAAAATCCTGTGGGATGGGCACAGGGGTTGGTGGAGAAGGGCTCTCCCAAGGCTTCACCTGCCTTGACCAGCACTAACTTCCTTTTTGTGAAGGTTTTGGGGAGTTCCCCTAACAAATTCCTGTAGGGCTACTGTAAGATCTGGAGATTGGAACCATCTTGGCCTTTCCTGTGACATTAGGAAATCCATATCTCAACTCTTGagacttcattttctcctttataaAATAACAGTTGTTGTTGTGCAAGCTTCCATTCTGTGGGGTATGACgaacacctactatgtgccaagcAGCATCCCAGCTTCAGGGATACTGCGTTtacaggcagaaggaagaataATCAGAGGAGTGTGAGCTAGCAAAAGGAAAGCTCAGGCACTGCATCAGAGCAGCATGATGTAACTGGACCTTCAGGGATCAGGGGAGGCTTCTCTTAGGTGACATCTAAGCCGAGATCTGAAGAATGAGAAAGCCCCTGCCATGCCAGAAACTGGGGCAGAGCTTTGTAGACGAAGAACAAGTGCAGAGAACTTGGAGCAGAATTGGGCTTCGTGCTTTTTAAGAGATAAAAAGAGATCAAGGTGAATGAGGAGATGCTAGGatcagagaggagagcagggacAAGATCACGACCTCAGCAGTTTATGGTGAGGAGACAGAGTTGTCCCAACAACAAAAGCTTCATTTTGAACATGGTTTAGTTTTATAAATAGGAAAACACCGCACTTTTGAGTAGTTTTTATTATAATCTACTCGGCTAGTTCAAAGAGGATCTAGGATTGATGGAGACAGTCTTTGCTCCGTCAGTATCATCACTATTTTGCAGCTAAAGAAGCTCATGGAGACTATAAACTAGTTAAAAATTTACCagcaaggggctagagagatggctcagcggttaagagcactgacttcttttccagaggacccgggttcaattcccagcacccacatggcagctcacaactgtccgaagatccagttccaggggatctgacacttcataccaatgcacataaattaaagttaaataaactataagaaatattttttagccgggcggtggtggcgcacacctttaatcccagcactcgggaggcagaggcaggcggatctctgtgagttcgagaccagcctggtctacaagagctagttccaggacaggctccaaaaccacagagaaaccctgtctcgaaaaaaccaaaaaaaaaaaaaaaaaaaaaaaaaagaaatattttttaaaaatttaccagCAAGTGGCTTTTGGAGGTTTCACGGAGGAGGTGGCAACTGACTGGATTAGGAGTGGGAATTCAGCACGTAGTGATAAATGACTTTCTGGACAGGAGGAACAATCTGTGAAGAACCCAGAAAGAATGGCGTGGGAGAGCTTTCCAAACTTCTAAATTTGCCTAGCCCCTTTGTGACTTTACACAAACCCTGTGCCACACTGTGCATAATCTCTACAGATGCACTTCATTTTTCTAATgacctatttttgttttctgtgcatttgtattttgtctgcatatgtctgtatgagagtgtcaaatcccctggagttggagttacagacagttgtgagctgtcatgtgggtgctgggacagaacctgagtcctttggaagagcagccaatgctcttaaccactgagctatcgctCAAACCATCCtcatccccccctttttttaactAAGTGTAGTGTGAACTTAAACCTAAATCACAAATAGGAAAATGGCAGCATTTGCAACAAATAGATCCTGAATAGTTATTTAAAAGTCAAATATGCTTAGGTTATTGCTAGGTGGTGTTGTCTACAAAAGGCCTGGAGGATCATTCTCACTGTGAAAGAGTTCAGGAAATATTAGAGACCAGCCTGAAACTTGCTCCTTGCCATAATCAAAAGGATGAAAAGTGAACCACAAAGGAAACAGATTTCTGATGTGATGATTTAATACTATTCAGTAATACGGAGTTTTAGCGGCCAAGCTAGagggtgcatatctttaatcctagcacttaggaagcagaggttggtaaatctctgtgagtttgaggtcaacctggtctacagagtgagttccaggacagcagagctaTATAACAGAAAGatgctattgaaaaaaaaaattaataagtaaataataatgcTTTTTCTTAAGAACCACTTAAAATCATCCTGTCTGGGGACATAAGGAGACCAAATCTTTATAAAGGAACAAGGGAAGTGACATAAACCAGACCGTCTGTTGAGTCTAAGTTAAGAAGCACTCAACTGGGGAGAGACTTACGGCCGGATTTGCTTTGGGAAGGGAAGGTGGATTAAAGAGAGGAGAATGGAAGTCTAGAGGAGCACGTGGGATATGGCCCAAGGCAGGAGATGATGAAAACCTGAACTCAAACCAGAGGTGAAGCAACTATAATCTTGCAAACATAGACTTAATTTTTACAGTGTGCTGACTTTCTGTAAGCACTAGGAAGCAATCACAAACAAGACAACCTGCTTTAAAAAACCTTAAATTAAGGAGAGGGTTGCAGCCAATCAGTAGGAATAATAGTGAATACTTTGTGGGAAAAGCAGGGGGTACCAGGtgcagtggtacacgcctttaatcccaacacttgagaggtagaagcaggcaacgctctgtgagttcaaggctagcctggtctacatagcaacttCCAGACCAGCAaaagatacacagtgagactctgtctcaaacaaaaccaaagaaaatggcCGGATATGACTATGGACATAGCaccattggtagagtgcttgcccagagTACATGAGGCCCCAGGCTCTATTCCAGTACCATATAAACTGAAGCTTGTGCTGCCCTGAATTCCAGCACTCCGGtagtagaggaaggaggatcagaagttcaggggcATCTCCGCTAGTAGGGACATCGGGAGTCTGAGgtcaggcagggctacatgagacccctatttcaaaaggaaaaaaaaaaggaaggaaaggagagaggaaggaagggagggggagggagggagggggagggagggaggaaagaaggaaagaaggaagggagggagggagggagggaggaaggaaggaaggaaggaaggaaggaaggaaggaaggaaggaagaagggaggaaggaagggagggaggaaggaaggaagggaggaagggaggaagaccTGGCAGAGACTAATATTCTAGATAACAGGGAGATTCTCAAAGAGATGCCTTTGGCAGGAATGAAGTAAAGGAGCCATCTTTGTGACAACCAGGGGAAAGCATTCCAAAATGGAGTGCTAGCAGGGACAAAGGCCTTGtccttaagagacagcaagggtGCAGTATGGCTGGAAGTGAGTTAAACAAGGTAGAGAacagaaggaagtcagaagaCTAGAGAGGGACTGGGGTCCCAGCTGGTGGTGGGCCGTAGAGGtgaactttgaattttatttcgAGACCTATCAGAGAGCGGGAGAAAGATGCCTTTGGCCAGTGCGTGAAGCTGTGAAGAAGACAGGACTGGGTGAATGACCGTCAAGTAGATCATGCGGTAACCCACACAGCAGTGGTGACACCTGGAGATAGAGTCCAGGCCTTTTGCTGTTAAAAATGAGTGctgaggctgggtgtggtggcgcacgcctttaatcccagcattcaggaggcagaggcaggcggatctctgtgagtttgaagccagcctgatctacatagcaagttccaggacggctGGAGCTACATAattaagagaccctgtctgtaaaaatcaaacaaaaagagtGATTACCCGTCATTGATCCCTGTCTGTATGTAAGGCTCCGAGCTTGGTAATCCTTATGTAGTGGGTTCTCTATAATCTCCCATTTTGTGTAGGAGGACAAGGAGACCCACTGAAGTAAAGCAGTTTATGCAAAATCACACTGTTCCTGCTGTGGCGATAGTCCAGACTGAGTCAGATCTAATCATAGGTTCCTGAGTCAGTGCTCCAAATGCATGTTTGCCGGGGGGATGGTTTCCAGGTGAGTTCACCGAGGAAGAGATTGAGTTCCTGGAAGCCAGGGGTCACCATGTGGAGAAGGTAGATGTCTTATCCTGGGTCCACGGCAGTCGGAGAACCAACAACTTCATCATCGGTGTGAAGGACCCTCGGAGCCCAGATGCAGCCGGAGCCACCATCCTGTAGAGCTTGGGGTGGGCGGGACCTCTGCTCCCCGCCTTTGCATGTCCCCAgagtccttctttctcccaggtttGGTCTCAGGGGGACCCCACGGATGCCTCAGATCAGGGGCCAGAGGGGATGCTTAGCAAACCCTATCCCAGAGTAACTGGAAAATTCTCCAACTGGAGGCTTTTGGTGGTAATGGTGACGTCAGTGTCCATGACCAGGCAGGCAGGACCTTGAGGAGtcagactgtctgtctgtctcttctcctCTCACAGCCATGC
Proteins encoded in this window:
- the Ggt7 gene encoding glutathione hydrolase 7 isoform X2, encoding MVKGLHEAHQLYGRLPWSQVLAFAAAVAQDGFNVTHDLAHALAEQLPPNASERFLETFLPSGHPPLPGSLLRRPDLAEVLDILGISGPAAFYNGGNLTLEMVVEAQHAGGVITEEDFSNYSALMEKPVCGVYRGHLVLSPPPPHTGPALISALNILEGFNLTSLVSREQALHWVAETLKIALALASRLGDPAYDSTITESMDDMLSKVEAANFRGHISDSQAAPAPLLPVYELDGAPTAAQVLIMGPDDFIVAMVSSLNRPFGSGLITPSGILLNSQMLDFSWPNRTANHSAPSLENSVQPGKRPLSFLLPTVVRPAEGLCGTYLALGANGAARGLSGLTQVLLNVLTLNRNLSDSLARGRLHPDLQSNLLQVDSEFTEEEIEFLEARGHHVEKVDVLSWVHGSRRTNNFIIGVKDPRSPDAAGATIL